The Chelatococcus sp. HY11 nucleotide sequence CGAATAGAGCCCGAGCGTGGTGCCATCAGGCTTTGCATCCGCGACTTGCGCCGTGCCGATCGTGGCGCCCGCGCCGGGCCGAAAATCGACCGCCGTAACGTCGCCTTTCTTGTTGCTGGCGAACTCCGAAATCACCCTAGCCGACAGGTCACCCGCACCGCCTGCCGCGAACGGCACAACGATCGTTGTCGGACGGGCGGGATAGGATTGGGCGAATGTCATCCGGGGAAAGCCCAGAACACCGGCGCCGGTCACCCCCAGCCCAGCATGCATGAATTTGCGTCTGGTGATTTTCATGGCATATGTTCCTATTATAGAAACAGTGTTTCGATTATGTATTGTATTCAGCCTCAAAATTTGTTGTCAATGGGTTGGCCGGCGGAAACGGACAGTGCAGGTCTGCTTCGACCAAGCCAGCGGCCCATCAGTAATCAGGACAGGAATGACGGAATGTCTCTCGGCGATACGGCGTTGGTAGCCCAGCTCAAAACCCTTGCGGACGAAAGGCTCGCGCGGGTCCGGCGCAAGATGGAAGCGGAAGGGTATGATCTGGTTGTCGTGGCCAGCCCGGAAAACGTGCTCTATGCCGCCGGCTATGAAAGCATGGGGGCGACGATCAACCGCCGCTACGACTACGCTGCACTGATTACCCGCGACACTGTTCTGCTCGTGGCGCCAGCCGCGGACTTTGCCCCGGCCATCGATGCCGGGCTCATACCTGATGACATCTTTCCGTTTGGAAAATTCTTCTTCAGCGGCTCCACGCCCTCGGCACACACAGCAGTCCGTCACACATCGTTCTCGGACGCTTTTGAAGCTGCCATGCGGCGCGTGCGCGCCAACAGGATCGTGGCTGAAAAAGCCTATCTGCCCCACACGGCAATCGACCATCTGGTCCGCAAGGACGGCGACATCGCCGATGCGACCTCCTGGATGTTCGCCGTGCGGGCGGTGAAGCTGCCCTTCGAAGTCCGGTTGCTGCGCTATGCCACCGAGATCACCCAGCAAGCGATCGATGCCGGCATCACTGCCGCGCGCGTCGGAATGACAGACAAGGAAGTCGCTTCGGTCGTGGCATCGCGGATGTCGCTTGGTGGGGGGCTGCCACGCAATGTCACGGTGGTTGGCGGAGAGCGTAGCGCTCTCGCCGACGCGATGAGTTCGGAGCGACCGCTGCAAAAAGGCGACTTGCTGCGTTTC carries:
- a CDS encoding Xaa-Pro peptidase family protein, with the protein product MHEFASGDFHGICSYYRNSVSIMYCIQPQNLLSMGWPAETDSAGLLRPSQRPISNQDRNDGMSLGDTALVAQLKTLADERLARVRRKMEAEGYDLVVVASPENVLYAAGYESMGATINRRYDYAALITRDTVLLVAPAADFAPAIDAGLIPDDIFPFGKFFFSGSTPSAHTAVRHTSFSDAFEAAMRRVRANRIVAEKAYLPHTAIDHLVRKDGDIADATSWMFAVRAVKLPFEVRLLRYATEITQQAIDAGITAARVGMTDKEVASVVASRMSLGGGLPRNVTVVGGERSALADAMSSERPLQKGDLLRFDVGCSYYGYKSDMARTAVIGKPSSLQSERYTALLEGLLVAIDRMRPGTRARDVFAAGVAAVEDHGLKPFRRQHIGHAIGMAVYEAPVITPESEDILVAGTAFCLETPYYEPGWGGMMVEDTGTLTEEGFQLFSSSDRTLRIVAD